One region of Nitrosopumilaceae archaeon genomic DNA includes:
- the pfdA gene encoding prefoldin subunit alpha, translating to MSEEQAQALMQQMQALEAYMSDLLQKEDAVIKLLHEATSAIESMKILGDKQLETLVPVGMGAYVKAIIQPNEKLLVSIGAGASLEQDKNSAINYVEERIKELEIVLQQLSAQKHEVAARLEQGQQQMNRILQASQSKQ from the coding sequence ATGAGCGAAGAACAAGCCCAAGCATTGATGCAACAAATGCAGGCACTTGAAGCTTACATGTCGGATCTATTGCAAAAAGAAGATGCTGTCATAAAACTTTTACACGAAGCAACAAGTGCAATAGAATCAATGAAAATACTAGGGGATAAACAACTTGAAACCCTTGTGCCAGTAGGAATGGGGGCATATGTGAAGGCAATAATACAACCAAATGAAAAATTACTTGTAAGTATTGGCGCAGGGGCTTCACTTGAGCAAGATAAGAATTCTGCAATTAATTATGTTGAGGAAAGGATAAAGGAATTGGAAATTGTACTACAACAATTATCTGCACAAAAACATGAGGTTGCAGCAAGACTTGAACAGGGACAACAACAAATGAATCGCATATTACAAGCAAGCCAAAGTAAACAATAA
- a CDS encoding superoxide dismutase, producing MAKYELPKLPYAYEALEPHIDAKTMEIHYSKHHQAYTNGLNTALESLSSELQNMELTKLLSSLDKVPENVRGAVNFHGGGYDNHTLFWNNMKPNGGGTPGGKVADAINSVFGSFDAFKEKFSKDTGAIQGSGWGWLAYNPQSKKVEFTTMPNQTSPRTKGLIPLLGLDVWEHAYYLKYQNKRPDYITAWWNVVNWGEVENRLSKV from the coding sequence ATGGCAAAATATGAACTTCCAAAATTGCCTTATGCGTACGAAGCACTAGAACCTCATATTGATGCAAAGACGATGGAAATTCACTATTCCAAACATCATCAAGCATACACAAACGGTCTGAACACAGCTTTGGAAAGTCTTAGCTCAGAGTTGCAAAACATGGAACTAACAAAGTTGCTCTCAAGCTTAGATAAAGTGCCTGAGAATGTTAGAGGTGCAGTTAATTTTCACGGTGGTGGATATGATAACCACACACTATTTTGGAATAACATGAAACCAAATGGTGGAGGAACTCCTGGTGGCAAAGTAGCTGATGCTATCAATTCAGTTTTTGGAAGCTTTGATGCATTCAAAGAAAAATTTTCCAAAGACACTGGTGCAATTCAAGGCAGTGGATGGGGTTGGCTAGCTTACAATCCACAAAGCAAGAAAGTTGAATTTACAACAATGCCAAATCAAACTAGCCCTAGAACAAAAGGATTGATTCCTTTGTTAGGACTAGATGTGTGGGAACATGCCTACTATCTGAAATATCAGAATAAACGTCCAGACTATATAACCGCATGGTGGAATGTAGTAAACTGGGGCGAAGTAGAAAATAGACTTTCAAAAGTATAA
- a CDS encoding S8 family serine peptidase: MKHYKFVFFSLAIILCTVFILSIVKDQQKIEFYLEKNTSLIGVEIPREQGFEGQGIKIGIIDTGIDYNHPDLLGFGPSGKVIGGYNFVDNDNKTIDTTGHGTEVAGIIAADGNLKGVAPKAKLFSYKVSSTGESVSSDLIVKAIHRAIEDKVNVINISLGVNKTNDEIDQAVNEAVKNGIIVVVAAGNNGPDNGTIGSPGKDPDVITVGATYNNITQSVVSTLEIDKTQYQVLPMLGTNPLSKPITGKIVFGGYGRIRDLVNVDAKDSILLEERGSDIKGEKIYFSEKERNAVQSGAQALIIFNNEPGIFFGEIFQPNSTSSNNPIIPVISMSKSDGLALKKSLQNETVAKLDVFSHPDFVAPFSSRGPVSPFYIKPDLVAPGVFVNSTHIGGTYNLTSGTSIAAPHVTGAVALLLQKDPNLKPEDIASLLSTTTDPVTDAYGNDEPVDVTGSGRLNLTRAFSANLIIIPHSLVFNLALEKPYQTRTLHLQTIQGILPNIQTKFISDQNDFKLESSLKNNSLNIKISMQKNMTGDFYKMFEINDGTTAYHVPVMIHVTKGIINTSESDGILTFSLERPEIWSYAKISVIKEGTDQIQSASLVPQQITSLSLYEPGKYWIEAQITTPDGIDNVYDDIIIKKPAVKTGIEFLESFGIPIKEIIIISGVIVASIIVVLVVRRN; encoded by the coding sequence TTGAAACACTACAAATTTGTATTTTTTTCACTTGCAATAATTTTATGTACTGTCTTTATTTTATCAATTGTAAAGGATCAACAAAAAATCGAATTTTATCTTGAAAAAAATACATCGCTTATTGGAGTTGAGATTCCAAGAGAACAAGGGTTTGAAGGGCAGGGAATCAAAATTGGTATAATAGATACAGGGATAGATTACAACCATCCAGATCTTCTGGGTTTTGGTCCTAGTGGCAAAGTTATTGGAGGATATAATTTTGTAGATAATGACAACAAAACAATCGATACTACTGGACATGGTACTGAAGTAGCTGGAATAATTGCTGCAGATGGAAATCTCAAAGGAGTAGCGCCAAAGGCGAAGCTATTTTCGTACAAGGTATCATCAACTGGAGAATCTGTGTCATCAGATCTTATCGTAAAAGCAATTCATCGCGCAATTGAAGACAAGGTCAATGTAATCAATATCAGTTTAGGTGTAAACAAGACAAATGATGAGATTGATCAAGCTGTTAATGAAGCTGTAAAAAATGGAATCATAGTTGTTGTAGCAGCAGGAAACAATGGTCCAGATAATGGTACTATTGGCAGTCCAGGAAAAGATCCAGATGTAATAACAGTTGGTGCAACATACAACAACATAACGCAAAGTGTTGTCTCAACATTAGAAATTGACAAAACCCAATACCAAGTGCTTCCAATGCTTGGTACAAACCCATTATCAAAACCAATTACAGGGAAAATTGTCTTTGGAGGATATGGTAGGATTAGAGATCTTGTCAATGTGGATGCCAAAGATTCCATATTACTTGAAGAAAGAGGTAGTGACATTAAAGGAGAGAAGATCTATTTTTCAGAAAAAGAACGTAATGCTGTACAAAGCGGTGCCCAAGCTCTTATAATTTTCAACAATGAACCTGGAATATTTTTTGGAGAAATTTTTCAACCAAATTCCACCTCCAGTAACAATCCAATAATACCAGTCATATCAATGTCAAAAAGCGACGGACTTGCATTAAAAAAGTCACTTCAAAATGAAACAGTAGCAAAGTTAGATGTATTTAGTCATCCAGATTTTGTTGCACCGTTTAGTTCTCGTGGTCCGGTTTCACCGTTTTATATCAAACCTGATCTTGTAGCACCAGGCGTATTTGTAAATTCCACTCACATAGGAGGAACATATAATCTAACAAGTGGAACAAGTATTGCAGCGCCACATGTTACAGGAGCAGTAGCTCTTTTGTTACAAAAAGATCCAAATCTTAAGCCTGAGGATATTGCTTCACTTCTTTCTACAACAACAGATCCTGTTACAGATGCTTATGGAAATGATGAGCCTGTTGATGTTACTGGTAGTGGAAGATTAAATCTTACAAGAGCATTTTCTGCTAATTTAATAATAATTCCACATAGTCTTGTATTCAATCTCGCCTTAGAAAAACCATATCAAACAAGAACACTACATCTACAAACCATACAAGGAATATTACCAAACATTCAAACAAAATTTATCTCTGATCAAAATGATTTCAAGTTAGAATCTAGTCTTAAGAATAATTCTTTAAACATAAAAATTTCGATGCAAAAAAACATGACTGGTGATTTTTATAAAATGTTTGAGATTAATGACGGTACAACAGCATATCATGTACCTGTTATGATTCATGTAACTAAAGGTATAATCAATACAAGTGAGAGTGATGGGATCTTAACTTTTAGCCTTGAACGCCCAGAAATCTGGTCATATGCAAAAATTTCTGTAATTAAAGAAGGCACTGACCAAATTCAAAGTGCATCACTTGTTCCACAGCAAATCACATCATTGTCATTATATGAACCAGGAAAGTATTGGATTGAAGCTCAAATAACCACACCGGATGGTATTGATAATGTGTATGATGATATCATTATTAAAAAACCTGCAGTGAAAACAGGAATTGAATTTCTAGAATCCTTTGGAATTCCCATAAAAGAGATAATCATAATTTCTGGAGTAATCGTTGCTTCGATAATTGTTGTGTTGGTGGTAAGACGTAACTAA